One genomic window of Erinaceus europaeus chromosome 7, mEriEur2.1, whole genome shotgun sequence includes the following:
- the LOC103109269 gene encoding keratin, type II cytoskeletal 3-like — MSRQASYSQQSCQSSSGGRRQGFSGRSAVVSGQSRISSTKTSSSSRSGGGGSGGNFACAMMGGGLSSQSLHNLGGNKKISISVAGGSSRAGGFGRGMGGGFCGRAGGFGGGSGGFGGGARGFGGGAGGFGGARGFGGGAGGFGGGAGGFGGGAGGFGGGSRGFGGGAGGFGGGTGGFGGPGGFSGPGRFGGPGGFGGPGGPGGFPGGIQEVTVNESLLQPLSVEIDPQIGQVKAQEREQIKTLNNKFASFIDKVRFLEQQNKVLETKWSLLQEQESGSNTNTNNLEPFFENYVSSLREFLNGLHSDKDRLQDELRTMEVMVEDFKKKYEEEINKRTAAENDFVVLKKDVDAAYMTKVELEAKVECATDEINFLKALYDAELSQMQSDTSDTSVVLSMDNNRCLDLDSIIAEVRAQYEDIAQRSKLEAEALYQTKLGELENTAGRHGDDLKSTKSEISELNRMIQRLRAEIENVKKQNANLQTSVADAEQRGEMALKDANAKLQELKAALQQAKEDLARLLKDYQELMNVKLALDVEIATYRTLLEGEECRMSGECQSSVSIEMVHNTSSSSSGGGGLSGGAGGRGGLGSGGGRSWGTGRGGPGGGSSVVRGGSSTSGGGSSVRGGSSSVRGGSGGSCVVSGGGSSTSQQSQRSQSSSQSQRSHHKF; from the exons ATGAGTCGCCAGGCCAGCTACAGCCAGCAGTCCTGCCAGTCTTCCAGTGGAGGCCGCCGCCAGGGCTTCAGTGGCCGCTCAGCAGTGGTGTCCGGCCAGAGTCGGATCAGCTCCACCAAGACCTCCTCATCCTCCCGCTCAGGCGGCGGTGGCAGTGGGGGCAATTTCGCTTGTGCCATGATGGGTGGAGGTCTAAGCAGCCAGAGTCTCCACAACCTCGGAGGCAATAAGAAGATCTCCATCAGTGTGGCTGGAGGCAGCTCCCGTGCTGGTGGCTTTGGAAGAGGAATGGGTGGGGGCTTCTGTGGTAGAGCTGGGGGCTTTGGCGGAGGGTCTGGAGGCTTTGGCGGAGGAGCCAGAGGCTTCGGTGGAGGAGCTGGTGGCTttggtggagccaggggctttggAGGAGGAGCTGGTGGCTTTggagggggagctggaggctttggagggggagctggaggttttggagggggatccaggggctttggagggggagctggaggctttggagggggaactggaggctttgGTGGCCCAGGTGGCTTCAGTGGCCCAGGTAGATTTGGTGGCCCTGGTGGCTTTGGTGGCCCTGGTGGCCCAGGTGGCTTCCCTGGGGGAATCCAGGAAGTGACTGTCAATGAGAGCCTCCTGCAACCCCTCAGTGTGGAGATTGACCCCCAGATTGGGCAAGTGAAGGCCCAGGAGAGGGAGCAGATCAAGACCCTCAACAACAAGTTTGCCTCCTTCATTGACAAG GTGCGGTTCCTGGAGCAGCAGAACAAGGTCCTGGAGACCAAGTGGAGCCTCCTGCAGGAGCAGGAATCTGGTTCCAACACCAACACCAACAACCTGGAGCCATTCTTTGAGAACTACGTCAGCAGTCTCAGAGAGTTCCTGAACGGGCTGCACAGTGACAAGGACAGGCTGCAGGATGAGCTGAGGaccatggaggtgatggtggaggACTTCAAGAAGAA GTATGAAGAGGAGATCAACAAGCGCACAGCAGCAGAGAACGACTTTGTGGTCTTGAAGAAG GATGTGGATGCTGCCTACATGACCAAAGTGGAACTGGAGGCCAAAGTGGAGTGTGCGACAGATGAGATCAACTTCCTAAAGGCACTCTACGATGCT GAGCTGTCCCAGATGCAGTCAGACACCAGCGACACCTCTGTGGTCCTGTCCATGGACAACAACCGCTGCCTGGACCTGGACAGCATCATCGCCGAGGTCAGGGCCCAGTACGAGGACATCGCCCAGAGGAGCAAGCTGGAGGCTGAGGCCCTGTACCAGACCAAG CTGGGAGAATTGGAGAACACGGCTGGCAGACATGGCGATGACCTGAAGAGCACCAAGAGTGAGATCTCTGAGCTCAACAGGATGATCCAGAGGCTGCGGGCCGAGATCGAGAATGTCAAgaagcag AATGCCAACCTGCAGACGTCTGTGGCTGATGCCGAGCAGCGTGGAGAAATGGCCCTCAAGGACGCCAACGCCAAGCTCCAGGAGCTCAAGGCTGCCCTGCAGCAGGCCAAGGAAGACCTGGCTCGGCTGCTGAAGGACTACCAGGAGCTCATGAATGTCAAACTGGCCCTGGACGTGGAGATTGCCACCTATAGGACCCTGCTGGAGGGCGAGGAGTGCAG GATGTCCGGGGAGTGCCAGAGCTCCGTGAGCATTG AGATGGTTCACaacaccagctccagctccagcggcggcggcggcctgaGCGGAGGAGCTGGTGGCCGCGGGGGTCTCGGCAGCGGCGGTGGCCGCAGCTGGGGCACCGGGCGCGGGGGCCCCGGAGGCGGCAGCTCAGTGGTGCGCGGAGGCTCCTCCACCAGCGGGGGCGGCAGCTCGGTGCGCGGGGGCAGCAGCTCGGTGCGCGGGGGTTCCGGGGGCTCCTGCGTGGTCAGCGGAGGCGGCAGCAGCACCTCACAGCAGAGCCAACGGTCCCAAAGCTCCTCTCAGAGCCAGCGGTCCCACCACAAGTTCTGA